The following proteins are encoded in a genomic region of Paenibacillus sp. FSL R7-0273:
- a CDS encoding glycosyl hydrolase, whose product MKDLVKKAGAIMLVFTLLLGMARIAPAHADAPLFTIESENAQLSSDLQVVTQIYGTPKPGYSGSGFVWMQSSGTLTFSVTVPETGMYSISTRYMQELSADGRQQSLTVNGVTKGSYMLPYTTTWKDFDFGFQKLNQGVNTIQIKAGWGFAYFDTFTVDYADLDPLNVQPVLSDPQSTPETQLLMNYLTEVYGNHIISGQQEIYGGGNDGNAELEFDWIHNLTGKYPAIRGFDFMNYNPLYGWEDGTTSRMIDWVNNRGGIATASWHINVPRDFTAYQAGDFVDWKKATYKPTETNFNTANAVVPGTREYEYVMTAIDDLAEQLLILQDNNVPVLFRPYHEAEGNGGLNGEGAWFWWASAGAEVYKQLWDQIYTKLTETYGLHNLIWTYNSYVYSTSPAWYPGNDQVDLVGYDKYNTIYNRYDGLSGVPNEDAITSIFYQLVGLTGGTKMVAMTENDTIPSVKNLTEEKSGWLYFLPWYGEHLMSTAFNYPATLTTLYQSNYVITLDELPDLSVNNPIPNASITPANVEFDKNTPNQSDKAITVNPNGNTLTALRAGTSALTANQDYTLNGNTLTLKKAYLAQLPVGEHSIVLDFNQGQDPVLKVKIIDTTPGPGPGPDATISPVTAAFDKAAALQQDISVALTLNGHQLTSVNKGTAALVSGQDYTATSTAVVLKKSYLAALPVGQHVITFHFNAGNNAVLTVNVTDSSVTVPPGNLTIQAFNGNTSASSNGISPKFKVINNGTSAIQLSDIKLRYYYTIDGDKAQSFWSDWASVGSANVTANFVKLATPVAGADYALEIGFTSAAGTLNPGQSAEIQTRFSKNDWSNYNQADDYSFKASASQFANHDKVTGYVSGQLVWGIEP is encoded by the coding sequence ATGAAAGATTTAGTCAAAAAAGCAGGCGCAATAATGCTCGTCTTTACTCTGCTGCTTGGAATGGCGAGGATAGCCCCCGCTCACGCAGATGCCCCGCTGTTCACGATTGAAAGCGAGAATGCCCAGCTCAGCTCAGATCTACAGGTGGTTACGCAGATTTACGGAACACCCAAGCCCGGCTACTCCGGAAGCGGCTTTGTCTGGATGCAGAGCTCCGGCACGTTAACCTTCTCAGTGACTGTCCCGGAAACCGGCATGTATTCGATCAGTACCCGGTATATGCAGGAGCTCAGCGCTGACGGCAGACAGCAGTCTTTGACGGTTAACGGCGTTACCAAGGGCTCGTATATGCTGCCCTACACAACCACCTGGAAGGATTTCGACTTCGGCTTCCAAAAGCTGAACCAGGGCGTCAACACCATCCAGATCAAGGCAGGCTGGGGGTTCGCGTATTTTGACACCTTCACTGTCGATTATGCTGATCTCGACCCTCTGAACGTGCAGCCGGTCCTCTCCGATCCCCAGTCTACCCCTGAAACACAGCTGCTGATGAACTATTTAACAGAGGTTTACGGCAATCATATCATCTCCGGCCAGCAGGAGATTTACGGCGGCGGGAATGACGGGAATGCCGAGCTTGAGTTTGACTGGATTCACAATCTGACCGGCAAATATCCGGCGATCCGCGGCTTTGATTTTATGAACTATAATCCGCTGTATGGCTGGGAGGACGGAACAACGAGCCGGATGATCGACTGGGTCAATAACCGCGGGGGGATCGCAACAGCCTCCTGGCATATCAATGTGCCGCGCGATTTCACCGCCTATCAGGCCGGCGATTTTGTAGACTGGAAGAAAGCCACCTACAAGCCGACTGAAACCAACTTTAATACTGCCAATGCGGTCGTTCCCGGCACCAGAGAGTATGAATATGTCATGACGGCTATCGATGATCTGGCGGAACAGCTGCTGATTCTGCAGGATAACAACGTTCCAGTCCTATTCCGTCCATACCATGAGGCAGAAGGCAACGGCGGGTTGAACGGGGAAGGCGCCTGGTTCTGGTGGGCATCGGCCGGAGCTGAGGTGTACAAGCAGCTGTGGGATCAGATCTATACCAAGCTCACAGAAACGTACGGTCTGCACAACCTGATCTGGACCTACAACAGCTATGTATACAGCACTTCTCCGGCATGGTACCCGGGCAATGATCAGGTCGATCTGGTCGGCTACGATAAATACAATACGATCTACAACCGCTATGACGGATTGTCCGGCGTGCCTAATGAGGATGCGATTACTTCGATTTTTTATCAGCTGGTGGGTTTAACCGGCGGTACCAAAATGGTAGCAATGACGGAAAATGACACCATCCCGAGCGTAAAGAACCTGACCGAGGAAAAATCCGGCTGGCTCTATTTCCTGCCTTGGTACGGTGAGCATCTTATGAGCACTGCCTTTAATTATCCGGCGACGCTGACGACGCTCTACCAGAGCAATTATGTCATTACCCTGGATGAGCTGCCTGACCTGAGTGTGAATAACCCCATTCCAAATGCATCTATCACACCGGCAAACGTCGAGTTTGACAAAAATACGCCTAATCAGAGCGACAAAGCTATAACCGTGAATCCTAACGGCAATACGCTAACCGCTCTCCGGGCAGGCACTTCCGCCTTGACTGCAAATCAGGATTACACCCTGAACGGAAATACGCTGACTCTGAAAAAAGCGTACCTGGCCCAGCTGCCGGTCGGCGAGCATTCCATTGTACTGGACTTCAATCAGGGACAAGACCCTGTATTAAAGGTGAAAATCATTGATACCACACCGGGCCCGGGCCCGGGCCCGGATGCTACAATTTCGCCTGTAACTGCAGCCTTTGACAAAGCGGCAGCCCTGCAGCAGGACATCTCCGTAGCCCTTACCTTGAACGGGCATCAGCTGACAAGTGTGAATAAAGGAACCGCTGCGCTTGTCTCCGGCCAGGATTATACAGCAACAAGCACTGCTGTTGTTCTGAAAAAATCGTATCTTGCTGCTCTGCCGGTCGGCCAGCACGTGATCACCTTTCATTTTAACGCGGGGAATAATGCCGTTCTTACCGTGAATGTGACGGACAGCAGTGTTACCGTACCGCCAGGGAACCTGACGATTCAAGCCTTCAATGGCAACACCAGTGCCTCCAGCAACGGCATTTCGCCAAAATTCAAAGTGATTAACAACGGGACTTCCGCGATCCAGCTTAGTGACATCAAGCTCCGGTATTACTATACCATTGACGGAGACAAAGCTCAGAGCTTCTGGAGTGACTGGGCCAGTGTCGGAAGCGCAAATGTCACCGCCAATTTTGTAAAGCTGGCTACCCCGGTTGCCGGAGCGGATTATGCGCTGGAGATCGGCTTTACGAGTGCAGCGGGAACCCTTAATCCCGGCCAGAGCGCAGAAATCCAGACACGCTTCTCCAAAAATGACTGGTCCAACTACAATCAGGCTGACGATTACTCCTTCAAGGCCTCCGCTAGCCAGTTCGCCAACCATGATAAAGTCACCGGTTATGTGAGCGGCCAGCTGGTGTGGGGGATTGAGCCTTAA
- a CDS encoding RidA family protein, whose translation MTEQTVASRIATLGIVLPNASEPAAKYANFIKVNGLLFVSGKGPTGTPKGKLGQDYTTAEGYEFARQTGIEILAVLKTALETLDKVKRVVKIQGFVNADANFEEHHKVLNGCSDLMLDVFGEKGIHARSVFGAVSVRDNLPIIIDSIFEVEE comes from the coding sequence ATGACTGAACAAACAGTAGCCAGTAGAATAGCAACATTAGGAATCGTTCTTCCCAATGCAAGCGAACCAGCAGCTAAGTACGCAAACTTCATAAAAGTAAACGGTTTATTGTTTGTTTCTGGCAAGGGACCTACTGGAACACCTAAAGGTAAGTTAGGTCAGGATTATACAACTGCAGAAGGTTATGAGTTTGCACGACAAACAGGGATTGAAATTTTGGCTGTACTAAAAACAGCTCTAGAAACACTGGATAAAGTGAAACGAGTGGTTAAAATTCAGGGTTTTGTTAATGCGGACGCTAATTTTGAAGAACATCATAAAGTGTTAAATGGTTGCTCAGATCTTATGCTGGATGTTTTCGGAGAAAAAGGTATCCATGCACGTTCAGTCTTTGGAGCTGTTTCGGTTAGAGACAATCTTCCCATTATAATTGATTCAATATTTGAGGTTGAGGAGTAG
- a CDS encoding serine hydrolase domain-containing protein, with protein sequence MRRFFRGKGMVLGCLVLIIAIFTAFCWQGLRNLFTAGEYGTVDEMAESVMLKTATPGAAALITRQGKTEFRVYGYADTEQQKQVTEATLFELGSTTKAFTALAVILLEQEGRLAYSDHVTEYLPWFGPAFRGNKAEITISQLLAHTSGIPAWSIGFIPEGTAPELLEDTVHKISDIALDTYPGTGYQYATVNYDILALIIEQITGMSYQNYVGQNILMPLGMTDSYFATGQEKEPEQLSKGYRVFFGKSIAYDAPRYYGNIAAGYLVTNVKDLERWVHAQLDIGNIPDALRKAIRQSHEASPETAGVEAEGRYYSYGWSHEPDHQMIRHTGSNPNYSSHVIIDLEQQTAVFVLANLNSAAPSLIASNIYENINGNAMKAYKYDDTYTLVDVVFSFLVLLAVISVTLKGIRLAGGSRGDIRNERSRRRKRITAGFALSFRLLLLVLIVIWPYLIQYNYYMISVWMSSAVFIWMGLAAVSCVLSVISQCIKIAGFTK encoded by the coding sequence ATGAGGAGATTTTTTAGGGGGAAAGGGATGGTCTTAGGCTGTCTGGTCCTCATAATTGCGATATTTACGGCGTTCTGCTGGCAGGGGCTGAGGAATCTGTTCACGGCAGGAGAGTATGGGACAGTAGATGAAATGGCAGAAAGCGTCATGCTCAAAACAGCTACTCCGGGTGCAGCAGCGTTAATAACCCGGCAGGGGAAAACTGAGTTTAGGGTCTACGGGTACGCAGATACTGAGCAGCAAAAGCAGGTCACTGAAGCTACCCTTTTTGAGCTGGGCTCGACTACGAAGGCCTTTACGGCGCTGGCTGTTATTTTGCTGGAGCAGGAGGGCCGTTTAGCGTATTCGGATCATGTTACAGAGTATCTGCCATGGTTCGGGCCTGCTTTTAGAGGGAACAAGGCAGAGATTACGATCAGCCAGCTGCTGGCTCATACCAGCGGAATTCCGGCCTGGAGCATCGGGTTCATTCCTGAAGGTACTGCGCCGGAGCTGCTCGAGGACACCGTACATAAGATTTCTGACATTGCACTGGATACATACCCCGGCACCGGATATCAGTATGCGACGGTTAATTATGATATTTTGGCGCTGATTATTGAGCAAATTACAGGTATGAGCTATCAGAATTACGTAGGGCAGAATATTCTAATGCCTTTAGGAATGACAGACAGTTATTTTGCAACAGGGCAGGAAAAGGAACCGGAGCAGCTTAGCAAGGGTTATCGTGTGTTTTTTGGCAAAAGCATAGCGTACGACGCACCCAGATATTACGGTAATATAGCTGCCGGGTACCTGGTAACGAATGTTAAGGATTTGGAACGCTGGGTTCATGCCCAACTGGATATCGGGAATATACCGGATGCTCTAAGGAAGGCAATCAGACAATCACATGAAGCAAGCCCTGAGACAGCAGGGGTGGAAGCGGAAGGCCGATATTATTCCTATGGCTGGAGCCATGAGCCGGACCATCAGATGATCCGCCATACCGGAAGTAATCCTAACTATTCCTCACATGTCATCATCGATCTGGAACAGCAGACAGCTGTGTTTGTACTGGCCAACCTGAATTCGGCGGCTCCGTCGCTGATTGCAAGTAACATATATGAAAATATAAACGGCAATGCCATGAAAGCCTATAAATACGATGATACATATACTTTAGTTGATGTGGTGTTCTCGTTCTTAGTCCTGCTGGCGGTTATTAGCGTAACCCTTAAGGGGATCAGACTGGCCGGAGGGAGCAGGGGGGATATTCGAAACGAACGGTCAAGACGCCGAAAAAGAATAACAGCAGGGTTCGCTCTAAGCTTTAGACTCCTGCTACTGGTGCTAATTGTAATCTGGCCTTATCTGATTCAATACAATTACTACATGATCAGCGTGTGGATGTCTTCTGCCGTCTTTATTTGGATGGGGCTTGCTGCGGTCAGCTGCGTGTTATCGGTAATAAGCCAATGTATTAAAATAGCCGGGTTCACTAAATGA
- a CDS encoding HAD family hydrolase: protein MDIKAVLFDLDGTLLNRDASLVFFARDQYDRFSQLQLVEKDIFVRRFIELDNHGYVWKDKVYQQLIDEFSIQDMEWTELLRDYLISFQRHCIGFPNMMTMLTQLKNNGVKLALISNGYGQFQYDNFKALGISHLFDEVLISEWEGLRKPNPEIFIRALSKLGVRAEDALFVGDHPENDIRASRDVGIKAVWKRNQQFCLEVNADAIINDLEELTQYVLRY from the coding sequence ATGGATATTAAAGCGGTGCTCTTTGATTTGGATGGTACGTTATTGAACCGTGATGCTTCGCTTGTCTTTTTTGCTCGTGACCAGTACGATCGGTTTTCACAACTTCAATTAGTTGAGAAAGACATTTTTGTACGGCGGTTTATCGAGCTTGATAATCACGGATATGTTTGGAAAGATAAGGTTTACCAGCAGCTTATTGATGAGTTCTCAATTCAAGATATGGAGTGGACTGAGCTTCTAAGGGATTACTTAATTAGTTTTCAAAGGCATTGCATAGGTTTCCCTAATATGATGACTATGCTTACTCAATTAAAAAACAACGGAGTAAAGTTAGCGCTGATCTCTAATGGTTATGGACAGTTCCAGTATGATAATTTTAAAGCACTGGGTATTAGTCATCTATTCGACGAGGTTCTGATATCAGAATGGGAAGGACTTCGAAAGCCAAACCCGGAGATTTTCATTCGAGCTCTGTCAAAACTGGGTGTGAGAGCAGAAGACGCTCTGTTTGTGGGTGACCACCCGGAAAATGATATAAGAGCGAGTCGCGATGTAGGTATCAAAGCAGTATGGAAGCGAAATCAACAATTTTGTCTAGAGGTTAATGCCGACGCAATTATAAATGACTTGGAGGAATTAACTCAATACGTATTACGCTATTGA